The nucleotide sequence GGACCGGTCCAGCTATAGGTAGCACCAGCCACAACGGGCGTACTCAGGTTAAGCGTGTTGCCTGTGCAAACAGGGCTGTTGCTGCTGGCTGTGGGTGTTGCAGGTGTGGTATTCACAACTACCGCAGTGGTTCCGGTGGCCGATGTACATCCGCCAACCGTTACGGTTACGCTATAGGTGCCCGCCATTGCCACTGTAGCCGAAGGGCGGGTTGGATTTTGCAGCGATGACGCAAAAGCCGAGGGGCCGGTCCACGAATAAGTGGCGCCAGCTACAACAGGCGTGCTCAGGTTTATGGTGTTGCCTGTACAAACCGGACTGTTGCTGCTGGCCGTAGGTGTGGCGGGCGTTGTATTTACAACTACAGCCGTTGTTCCGACTGCTGATGTACAACCGTTTGTGGTTACCGTTACGCTGTAGGTACCAGCCATAGCCGCCGTTGCCGACGGGCGGGTGGGGTTCTGCAACGATGACGAGAAAGCTGCAGGACCTGTCCAGGCATAGGTGGCACCGGCCACAGCTGGCGTGCTCAGGTTTATAGTGTTGCCTGTACAAACCGGACTGTTGCTGCTGGCTGTGGGTGTGGCGGGGGTGGTGTTAACCACTACAGCGGTAGTACCCGTAGCCGATGTACAGCCTGCAACCGTTACCGTTACGCTGTAAGTACCGGCCATAGCAACCGTAGCTGAAGGACGCGTCGGGTTTTGCAGCGATGATGTGAAGGCTGCTGGACCTGTCCAGGCATAGGTAGCACCAGCTACTGCGGGTGTACTCAGATTGATTGTGTTGCCTGTACACACCGGACTGTTACTGCTGGCTGTAGGCGTGGCGGGAATCGGATTTACAGTAATGGTAATGGTTGCCGTATCCGTACATCCGGTTGCCGTGAGCGTACCTATTACTGTATAAGTAGTAGTGGTGGCAGGCGAAACAACTACAGATGTTCCGGTAAGTGCTCCCGGATTCCATGTGTAAGTGTTGGCTCCGGCAGCTGTAAGAGTTACCGGACTTCCGTTACATGTAGGATTGGTTCCCGCAGTTACCGACACACTTACCGAAGGTTGTGTGATGGTAACTACTGTTGTAGCTGTATCAGAAAGAATACAGGTGGTGCTGTTATATGCTACCAGCGTTACGGTGTAAGTTCCGGCAGTTGCATAGGTATGCGAGGGACTGGTTGCCGTGCTGGTAGTTGCATCGCCAAAATTCCAGAGGTAGCTGGTGGCGTTTGTACTATTGTTGGTGAATGTGATGGGAGCGCCTACGCAACCGCTGCCCGAAGATGCAATGGCCGCAGCACCGGGTGAATAGGTTTCCAGATCGAATTTGAAAACAGCATTGTTACAGTTGGTGCTTCCATCGTTTGGCGAATATGCACTCGGTGTTACAGGGAAACCGTTGGTAGGAGCTCCGCAAGAAGCACACACTGCCTGATAAACCACACCAGATTCGGTGCTGTTGTTGCTGAAGAGACTAGTACCACCATCAACGTGATCGGCTGTTCCGCCACCCTGACCAAAATAGGTACCATAACGCAGTGAAGCTGCGTTGGGCTCAAGCACAATAAAGTAAAAGTCGCAATTATCGGTTATCGTTTGGAAAGCCCCTGGTGTAGTGGGCATACCAATGTTGTTACCACCATCAAAGCAACGCCCCCATCCTGCAGCATAGATTTTATTGCAGGTATCCACTTCAAACGCAGTGGGCGAAAGATTGGGATTTACTCCATTACCAAATACCGTAGAAAACTGAGTAGTGGTAAGTGTAAGGTTTAATCCATGAATAAACTGACAACTGTTGGCATTGGAATATACACCGCCGGTAACCGGATAAGCACCACCGGCACTTAAGCCATACACATATACTCCGCTTGTATTCACATCAACGTTGAAAGCTCCGTCTTTATTTGCCGTACCTAAATATGTTGACGCAATTAAATTGCTGCCTGCAGAGTTTATCTGAAACACAAATCCATCCACGCCTCCCATTGCAGCAGGATGAATAACACCAGCAGTAGTCGGGAAGTTGTTGCTGTTGGTTAATCCTGCTACATACAATGTGTTGCCGGCACCAATCTGTAAACTAAAACAGGCATCAAAGTTTGCACCACCCACCAGTGTGCTGTACACTTGTGTAGTGAGGGTGTTGTTCATTTTAAATACCACACCATCCTGCGTACCACCTAGGGTATTATCGAAAGCACCAGCAGTTGTGGGGAAGTTGGTTGACTGGGTGCAGGAAGCCACACATACATTGCCCGAACCATCAAGACGAATCTGACCGCGGCCATTATCGGCGTAGGAGAAACGGGTTTGTGTGGTTCCGGTAAAGCTATTCAACACGTTGGTGCCATCCAAACCATTACCACCTACATAAGTAGAGGCGATAAGTGTGGTGAGCGTACTGTTGAAGCGCGCAACAAAAATATCGGTCGTTCCACCGTTGAATGAATTATCGAAACAGCCTGCAGTGACGGGGAAGTTATTGGATTCTGTGCGACCAAGCACATAAAGGTCGCCATTGGCTGCGGTTATGATGGAGTGCGGATACTCATTTCCTGTACCGCCGAGATAGGTAGAAGCAAGAAGTGTTTGTCCGTTTGCACTGAAAATACTGATACTTACATCAGTAGCACCGGCAAACGTGGTTTGGAAAGCACCGGCTGTTGTGGGATAACCTGCGGCAAAAGCCACACCCGCCATACACATTACACCGTTAGGACCGGGACAAGCCGTAAAGCCCCAGTTATCGGCAGTGGAGCCGGAATAGGTTGATGCCGCCAGAAACGGGTCGATCACCAGCGGATAGTTCGAGTCATATCCGTTGGGGAAATAATAGGACACTTCTCCGTTCTGGATCATAAACTGCACCAGCACGTTTACACGGCCCGACGGAGTTTCCTGGTAGGCTACAGGAGCATATTCTTTTACCGTACCCAACGAATTTGAGGTAATCAGATTGCCCTCGGCATCGATTTCCTGTTTGGTTGCTCCTTTATATTCGAGACGAATGAGTGAAGCATCAGCGCCGGGAGCAATAATGTAATCGTACTTAATAATGTCGCGGTAGGAGCGATAGTTAAGTGATATGCCCGGATAAAGCTGTTCGTAACGAATTTCGTTGAACGTACCTACTTCTGAGGTCTGGTTAACGAGTTTGTTATTGGTGAAGTATGAACGAGAAACCGGATTGCGGCCAGCTGCGCGTGTTTGAACAATTGACGATGCCCCCACAAACGACACCTTTATGACATCGTTTTTGATTTGTACATCAGCCGCATCTCCACCTCCATGGTGAAATTCCTCATAGGCATCAGAAAGGTTGCTGAAGTGTACGGTGTATCCGCCACGCTCATGGTAGATAAATCCGTTATTAAGTTCAGTACGGTAGAGCACCGCCTGATCCCATTGCCCTTTATTTTCTTCAAAACGGGCCTGGGGTTCACTGCTGAATGTTTGTGCTGTAAGTGCATGAGCAAACAGAAGCACTGCTGCCGTAAACATTCGTTTCGTAAAGTGGAGCATATCAAAAAAATTGATGGTCTAACCGATCTCTGCACCTGCAATACAGTTATTACCTATTATCAAAATCAATTATTGATCGTAATATTATAGGTATAAGCTTGTTATGGGAGGAGGCGCAAGGGATTGGTTAGATGGTTTCCGTGAGCAAAGTAAAGCTATCCTTTAATGCAAAGCAATTCATATTTTCGATACCACGCATAAATAACTGATAATCAGAAATTTATTGCGCCGCCCTTTTTGAAGAGAAAAGCGGTAAAACATCTAACTTAAAAATATATAATCGATACAAAAACACTATTCACCTAAGAAAAAATCATATTCATCGTACAATCTATCTAATTCGATGAAAACAAGTCAATATCTACCAGAAAACAAGAACCCTTGAAATCAATGAGTTTGGTTTTGCCTAGCATAAGCACATATTACTGTAATACAGTAAATGTTTATTGTAAAGGATAAGTTCTAACCGAAGGGGGAATGCTGAACAATATTTCACCATTTGAAAAGCCATAACCCTGAATTCAGTTATCTTTGGAAATACAACCAAAATCTAATGCGTTATTTCCTGTTTATTTTTACGGCCCTGTTCTTTTTTACTGCCATTCCGGCACAACAACCCGCTCAACCATTGGATACAGTGTATCTTATGAGCGGTAAGATTGTAACGGGATATATAAAGGACACGGCATCCCAACAGGTCAGAATGCTTGTACCCAGGAAAGGGAATTTCAAAGCTGATTTTATCGATCAGGAGCTTGTGTTTTCAGTTAAATACGGAAACACCGGGCAGGAAGTGATTTTCTATAAACAAGATACTCTTTTTGGTAACTACTACACGCCACAGGAAGTGCGTTACTTTTTGCAGGGCGAGCGTGATGCCAGGCTTTATTACCGTTGTCCGGGTTGGACAGCGAGTGCTTTTGCACTGGGGGTGGCCTGCGGGTTTACAAGGTCAATGTGGGGCCTTGCTCCTCCATTCCTCTTCAGCGGTTTATCAGTAGCATTTCGCATTCCGGTGCGGCCGGGAACTGTTTCGCATCCGCAAAATCTGAAATACGATACATATCTGCTTGGATATGAAAAGTACGCCCGTCAGCGACGTGCAATGCGAACGTTGGCTGCCGGAGGAATTGGTTTTGCGGCCGGTTTTATCACTTCATCCATCATCAAAAATAACTAACACTTTTTTCATGCGCCATTTACTGAAAGCCGCTTTCGCTTTCTATGTTTATGGCAATTTCCATGTGTCGCTCTGTGCTGCGGCGTGGAGCGATGTGACGTGCATGATAATGGGTTTTCGTGTAGAAGGCTGGCTGGCCCTGTTTAGTTTTTGTGCCACATTTTGCCTTTACAATGTGCAGCGCGTGTATGCATCGTGGAAATTAAACCCTTTTGAACGGCAGCATACTGAACGCCATGTGTGGATTCACAAACACCGCCTTGTAATGACTGTGCTTATGACAGTGGCCTTGCTGGCTGGTGCAGGGATTTTTGTTTCGCGGGCTTTTACACAAGACAGCAGCGGTTATCATTTCGGGCTGAATGAGGCCACGCAGGAATTTTATTTCTGGTGCATTTCAGCAGGAATTATTTCGGCGGGTTATGCACTGCCGCTAATTCCCGCAAAGCCGCGCTGGAAAAGGCTGCGCGATTTGCCCGGCATAAAAATTTTCCTGATTGCACTGGTGTGGGCTGTAGTGTGCGGCATGTGGCCGCTTTGCGGTATAAATGGAGCCGATTGCTTAGTGGGCTGGCCTGACCATTTGCGGTATATGCCAATGCAAGACTACAGGCTGTTGATTTTTTCAGTTTACACGGCTTTTGCCTTTGCCATTACGGTGCCGTTTGATGTACGCGATTTCCTGATTGACGGAGCCAGTGTAAAATCTTTGCCGGTTTTACTGGGTATTAAACGTTCGCTGTGGGTGGCGGTAATTGTGCTTTTACTCATTGCGGCGGCATGTGTGTATTTTGCATTTCCGCAAAACCAATTTTCCTGGGGCCTGCTTGCTTTTGCAGCGGCTTGTATTCCCGCCGCATTCATCGTAGCCAAAGCCACACCACGCAGGCACGAATACTATTTTTCCTTTCTTACCGACGGTTCGCTGATGCTGGTGTGGGCCGCTGTGTTTGTGACCTACCGTTTTATGCAGTAGCAAAAGCCACATCCATAGCTTCGGCAAAGGCTGTAATGGTGTGGTCGATATCGGCTTCGGTGTGTGCGGCTGATACAAAACCAACTTCGTAGCCCGACGGGCCGAGGTAGATGCCGCGCTCAAGCAGGGCGTGATACATGCGGCGGAAAATGGTCATGCTTTGCGGATCTATTTCTTCGGCCGTGCGGATATACTCTTTATCGGTAAAGGCAATCCAGAAAACAGAGCCAATGTGCCACAGCTTAGCTACATAGCCCTTAGCCATAATGTGCTCGCGGATGCCGTTTACAAGCCGCAGTGTTTTGGCTTCCTGCTGCTGGTAAAATTCAGGAGCGAGACAGGCCGAAAGCTGCGCCAGTCCGGCACTCATGGCTACCGGATTACCCGACAAGGTACCTGCCTGATACACATCGCCTTCGGGCGAAATACAGCTCATAATTTCCCTGCTTGCACCATAGGCACCCACAGGCAGCCCGCCTCCGATAATTTTTCCGTAAGTGATAATATCGGGCTGGATGCTGTAGTAGCCGGCAGCTCCGCAAAAGCAAACACGGAAGCCCGAAATTACCTCATCGAAAATGAGAAGGCTGCCATACTCGCGCGTAATTGTGCGCAAAAATTCGAGGTAGCTTTTTTCCTGAAGCAGCAAGCCGTTGTTGGCCGGAATGGGCTCAATAATAACCGCAGCTATTTCATGACCGAATTGCGTAAACGCTTCGCGCACGGCCTCTTTGTTGTTAAGCGGCACCACAATGGTTTCGTTTACAAAAGCCTCCGGCACACCGGCTGATGATGTATTACCAAACGTGACCAGCCCTGAACCGGCTTTCACCAGCAGCGAATCGCTGTGCCCGTGGTAGCATCCCTCGAACTTCAGGATTTTTGTACGCCCCGTATAGCCGCGCGCCAGCCGGATGGCACTCATCACCGCTTCAGTACCTGAGCTTACAAACCTGATTTTTTCAATGTACTTGTTGAATGTAAGAATCAGCTCAGCCAGTTTATTTTCAAGCTCGGTAGGCGCACCAAACGAACTTCCGTCGGCCACGGTTTCCTGCACGGCTTTCACCACACTATCATTGGCATGACCCAGAATAAGCGGGCCCCATGAGCAGCAATAATCAATAAACTCATTATCATCGGCATCCCAGATACGGGAACCTTTTCCCTTACGGATAAACAACGGTGTGCCGCCTACTGAACGAAATGCGCGAACCGGAGAATTTACTCCGCCCGGAAAATATTCTTTAGCTGTTTCAAAAAGCTGCTGCGAACGTGTGGTATTCATAGGCCGCAAAGTTAACTACTCCGTTTCTGAAATCTGTCAAATTAAGGTCAGCGCCTCAACTTTAACGTTGCATATTTGAAACAACTCCGCTGCCAGGCCCTGTTTCAAGGCGGATA is from Bacteroidota bacterium and encodes:
- the hemL gene encoding glutamate-1-semialdehyde 2,1-aminomutase, producing the protein MNTTRSQQLFETAKEYFPGGVNSPVRAFRSVGGTPLFIRKGKGSRIWDADDNEFIDYCCSWGPLILGHANDSVVKAVQETVADGSSFGAPTELENKLAELILTFNKYIEKIRFVSSGTEAVMSAIRLARGYTGRTKILKFEGCYHGHSDSLLVKAGSGLVTFGNTSSAGVPEAFVNETIVVPLNNKEAVREAFTQFGHEIAAVIIEPIPANNGLLLQEKSYLEFLRTITREYGSLLIFDEVISGFRVCFCGAAGYYSIQPDIITYGKIIGGGLPVGAYGASREIMSCISPEGDVYQAGTLSGNPVAMSAGLAQLSACLAPEFYQQQEAKTLRLVNGIREHIMAKGYVAKLWHIGSVFWIAFTDKEYIRTAEEIDPQSMTIFRRMYHALLERGIYLGPSGYEVGFVSAAHTEADIDHTITAFAEAMDVAFATA